The Desmonostoc muscorum LEGE 12446 genome includes a region encoding these proteins:
- the murB gene encoding UDP-N-acetylmuramate dehydrogenase, with the protein MTISQAVGNVCTASALNTKKQQTANSVENEVIYLPNTDCAIKSQAFLSAFTSYRVGGAAQWFVAPRNLEALQASLKYAKERDLRVTTLGAGSNLLVSDGGISGLVIATRHLRFSHFDPQTGQLTVAAGESIPSLAWEAASLGWQGLEWAVGIPGTVGGAVVMNAGAHNSCIADMLVSAQVLSPDGTLETLTPDQLGYSYRTSLLQGGDRIVTQATLQLTPGTDPAQVVAITKEHKKHRLSTQPYNFPSCGSVFRNPKPYSAGWLIEQTGLKGYQIGGAQVAQLHANFIVNRGGAKASDIFCLIRHIQHQVQERWSIRLEPEVKMLGEFQAACG; encoded by the coding sequence ATGACCATTTCCCAGGCAGTAGGAAACGTCTGCACAGCTTCTGCTTTGAATACAAAGAAACAACAAACAGCTAATTCGGTGGAGAACGAGGTAATTTACTTACCCAATACTGATTGTGCGATCAAGTCCCAGGCTTTCTTGTCAGCATTTACTTCCTATAGAGTTGGGGGAGCAGCCCAATGGTTCGTTGCTCCTCGAAACTTAGAAGCACTGCAAGCAAGTCTTAAATACGCAAAAGAACGCGATTTAAGAGTGACAACACTGGGAGCGGGTTCTAATTTGCTGGTGAGCGATGGGGGTATATCAGGCTTAGTGATTGCCACTCGTCATCTCCGCTTCAGCCACTTTGACCCACAAACAGGGCAATTAACCGTTGCGGCTGGAGAATCAATTCCCAGCTTAGCATGGGAAGCCGCATCATTGGGATGGCAAGGATTAGAGTGGGCTGTTGGCATTCCTGGCACAGTCGGAGGCGCTGTGGTGATGAATGCAGGGGCACATAATAGCTGTATCGCAGATATGTTAGTTAGTGCCCAGGTACTTTCACCCGATGGGACGCTGGAAACTCTTACCCCCGATCAACTAGGTTATAGCTACCGGACTTCATTATTGCAAGGTGGCGATCGCATAGTCACCCAAGCCACCTTACAGCTCACACCAGGTACAGATCCAGCACAAGTTGTGGCAATCACCAAGGAACACAAAAAGCATCGCCTAAGCACTCAACCATATAACTTCCCCAGTTGTGGCAGTGTCTTCCGCAATCCTAAACCTTACAGCGCTGGCTGGTTAATTGAACAAACAGGTCTCAAAGGCTACCAAATTGGTGGAGCGCAAGTAGCACAACTCCATGCTAACTTCATCGTTAACCGTGGTGGAGCAAAAGCTAGTGATATCTTCTGTCTGATTCGTCACATCCAACATCAAGTACAAGAACGTTGGTCTATTCGGTTAGAGCCAGAAGTCAAAATGCTCGGAGAGTTTCAAGCTGCTTGTGGATAG
- the smpB gene encoding SsrA-binding protein SmpB — translation MSDKNEGYKVISDNRQARYLYEILETYEAGIQLTGTEVKSIRAGKVNLQDGYALLRDGEAWLINVHISPYTASGQYFNHEPRRTRKLLLNRQELRKLIGKVEQQGLTLVPLKMYLKRGWVKVSIALGKGKKLHDKREDLKRRQDQRDIQRAMKNY, via the coding sequence ATGAGTGACAAGAACGAAGGTTACAAAGTTATTAGTGACAACCGTCAAGCCCGTTATTTGTATGAAATTCTGGAAACTTACGAAGCTGGAATTCAGTTGACAGGAACAGAGGTCAAGTCGATTCGTGCGGGCAAAGTCAATCTCCAAGATGGCTATGCTTTGCTTCGTGATGGCGAAGCATGGTTAATCAATGTGCATATCTCACCTTACACAGCTAGTGGACAATATTTTAATCATGAACCACGGCGTACACGCAAATTGTTGCTGAATCGCCAAGAACTCCGCAAGCTAATTGGCAAAGTAGAACAGCAGGGTTTAACTTTAGTCCCCTTAAAAATGTATCTCAAACGAGGTTGGGTAAAAGTGAGTATAGCCCTTGGCAAGGGCAAAAAGTTGCATGATAAGCGAGAAGATCTCAAACGCCGCCAAGACCAGCGTGACATACAACGGGCGATGAAAAACTATTAA
- a CDS encoding type I glyceraldehyde-3-phosphate dehydrogenase, giving the protein MIRVAINGFGRIGRNFARCWVGRENSKIDLVAINDTSDPRTNAHLLKYDSMLGKLKDVDITADDNSIIINGKTVKCVSDRNPENLPWKDWGIDLIIEATGVFTSKEGALKHVNAGAKKVLITAPGKNEDGTFVVGVNHHDYDHNVHHIISNASCTTNCLAPIAKVLNDKFGIIKGTMTTTHSYTGDQRLLDASHRDLRRARAAAINIVPTSTGAAKAVALVIPELKGKLNGVALRVPTPNVSMVDFVVQVEKRTITEEVNQALKDAAEGPLKGILDYSELELVSSDYQGSDASSIVDASLTLVLGNDLVKVMAWYDNEWGYSQRVLDLAELVAEKWV; this is encoded by the coding sequence GTGATTAGAGTTGCAATCAACGGTTTCGGGCGTATTGGACGTAACTTTGCGCGTTGTTGGGTGGGTAGAGAGAATAGCAAGATAGACCTTGTAGCCATCAATGACACATCAGACCCTAGAACCAATGCTCACCTGCTGAAGTACGACTCAATGCTAGGGAAGTTAAAGGATGTTGACATTACTGCTGATGATAACTCCATCATCATTAACGGTAAGACCGTTAAGTGCGTATCCGATCGCAATCCAGAAAACTTGCCCTGGAAAGATTGGGGAATTGACCTAATTATCGAAGCAACAGGGGTATTTACCAGCAAAGAAGGAGCGCTCAAGCATGTGAATGCTGGAGCCAAGAAAGTTCTGATCACTGCTCCTGGGAAAAATGAGGATGGCACCTTTGTGGTTGGTGTGAATCATCACGACTATGACCACAACGTACACCACATTATCAGTAATGCCAGCTGTACTACCAACTGCTTGGCGCCAATCGCCAAGGTGTTGAATGATAAGTTCGGCATCATCAAAGGTACGATGACCACCACCCACAGCTATACAGGTGACCAGCGCTTACTAGACGCTTCTCACCGGGATTTGCGACGGGCGAGAGCCGCAGCCATCAACATTGTACCCACCTCCACTGGTGCGGCAAAGGCAGTGGCACTGGTAATCCCAGAACTCAAAGGCAAGCTCAATGGCGTTGCTTTGCGTGTACCGACCCCGAACGTTTCAATGGTAGATTTCGTAGTTCAAGTTGAGAAGCGTACTATTACTGAAGAAGTTAACCAAGCTCTCAAAGATGCTGCTGAAGGACCACTCAAAGGCATTTTGGACTACAGCGAACTAGAACTGGTATCGTCTGATTATCAAGGTAGTGACGCTTCGTCAATTGTTGATGCTAGCTTAACTTTGGTTTTGGGTAATGATCTAGTAAAAGTTATGGCTTGGTATGACAATGAGTGGGGTTACAGCCAACGAGTTTTGGATTTGGCGGAATTGGTAGCCGAGAAGTGGGTTTAA
- a CDS encoding response regulator transcription factor, whose product MPLKILVVDDDLGTRLSVSDYLELSGYSVITANDGQEALVMVDEYHPDLIVTDIVMPQMNGYELVRRVRQQPMFRLLPVILLTARTKTQERILGYQSGCDLYLPKPFELEELAAAIRNLLERSQIIQSEYRFSHKDSLDISPSTKTVDSHNSLSTQIQKSDLHSSLTHREQEVLELLTHGLSNADMGHQLHLSPRTVEKYVSSLLRKTSTSNRAELVRFAIKHGLVE is encoded by the coding sequence ATGCCCTTGAAGATCCTTGTAGTGGATGATGATCTGGGCACTCGTCTGTCTGTTAGCGACTATCTTGAACTGTCTGGCTACTCTGTGATCACGGCTAATGACGGTCAAGAGGCTTTGGTTATGGTGGATGAGTATCATCCTGATTTGATTGTCACGGATATTGTCATGCCACAGATGAACGGCTATGAACTAGTGCGCCGGGTGCGTCAACAACCAATGTTCCGTTTATTGCCTGTAATTTTATTAACAGCGAGAACTAAGACCCAAGAAAGGATTTTGGGCTATCAGTCAGGGTGCGATTTATACTTACCCAAGCCTTTTGAACTGGAAGAGTTAGCAGCAGCAATCCGCAATCTTTTGGAGCGATCGCAAATTATTCAATCCGAATACCGCTTTTCTCATAAAGATAGTTTGGACATTTCACCCTCTACAAAAACTGTGGACTCTCATAATTCTCTGTCCACTCAAATTCAGAAATCCGACTTGCACTCATCTCTAACTCATAGAGAACAGGAAGTTTTAGAACTATTAACTCATGGTCTTTCCAATGCCGACATGGGTCATCAGCTACATCTGAGTCCTCGAACAGTGGAAAAATACGTTAGCAGCTTATTAAGAAAAACTTCAACTAGCAACCGAGCAGAATTAGTCCGTTTTGCAATTAAGCATGGTTTGGTGGAATAA
- a CDS encoding IctB family putative bicarbonate transporter: MNLVWQRFTLSSLPVKEYLTTSYVHRSLVGLLGSWRQTSVLIQWGDALAAVLLCLVYALAPFTSSTLVGLLLVACAVFWLLLTLSDEATTNVSSVTPIHLLVLLYWTIAAVATALSPVKKAALSDLATLSLYLLLFALCARVLRSPRLRSWIIILYLHVSLIVSVYGLRQWFFGATALATWVDPESPLSKTTRVYSYLGNPNLLAGYLLPAVIFSLVAIFAWQSWPKKALALTMFLVNTACLILTFSRGGWIGLVVAILAAMALLVYWKSVEMPPFWRSWSLPIVLGSLIGVLLLAVIFVEPVRLRVFSIFADRQDSSNNFRRNVWDAVFEMIGDRPILGIGPGHNSFNKVYPLYQRPRYTALSAYSILLEVAVETGFVGLACFLWLIIVTLNAAFLQMRRLRQLTNVEGFWLIGAIAILLGMLAHGTVDTVWYRPEVNSLWWLIVALIASYWTPLAQNQTNSSNSEFAPN, translated from the coding sequence ATGAATTTAGTCTGGCAACGATTTACCTTATCATCTTTACCGGTCAAAGAATATCTCACCACCAGTTACGTCCACCGTTCTCTGGTAGGACTATTGGGTTCTTGGCGGCAAACCAGCGTCTTGATACAGTGGGGAGATGCGTTAGCAGCTGTTTTACTGTGCTTAGTCTATGCCCTTGCGCCTTTTACTTCGAGTACGTTAGTCGGTTTGTTGCTGGTAGCTTGTGCAGTATTTTGGCTGCTGTTGACTTTATCTGATGAAGCAACAACAAATGTCTCGTCAGTGACTCCCATTCACCTATTGGTATTGCTCTACTGGACAATTGCCGCAGTAGCAACAGCCTTATCACCAGTTAAAAAGGCAGCCCTTAGCGATTTGGCAACCTTGAGCCTGTATTTGCTACTATTTGCCCTTTGCGCCAGGGTCTTAAGGTCACCTCGCCTCCGGTCTTGGATTATCATCCTTTACCTGCACGTCTCGTTAATTGTCAGTGTATATGGTTTGCGCCAATGGTTTTTTGGAGCCACAGCACTAGCAACTTGGGTTGACCCTGAATCTCCTCTGTCTAAGACTACGAGGGTCTACAGTTATTTAGGCAATCCCAACTTGTTGGCTGGATACCTTTTACCAGCAGTCATTTTTAGCTTAGTCGCAATTTTTGCATGGCAAAGCTGGCCTAAAAAGGCATTGGCATTAACAATGTTTCTTGTCAATACTGCCTGCTTAATTCTGACTTTTAGTCGTGGCGGTTGGATTGGACTCGTGGTGGCAATTTTAGCTGCGATGGCATTGCTAGTTTATTGGAAGAGTGTGGAAATGCCACCTTTTTGGCGTAGTTGGTCGCTACCGATTGTCTTAGGAAGTTTGATAGGGGTATTGCTACTAGCAGTAATATTTGTAGAACCAGTGCGCCTGCGGGTATTTAGTATTTTTGCTGACCGCCAAGATAGCAGTAATAATTTTCGCCGAAATGTGTGGGATGCTGTGTTCGAGATGATTGGCGATCGCCCCATTCTTGGTATTGGTCCTGGTCACAACTCATTTAATAAAGTTTACCCCCTGTACCAACGTCCTCGTTACACTGCTTTGAGTGCTTATTCGATTTTGCTGGAAGTGGCTGTAGAAACTGGCTTTGTTGGTTTAGCCTGTTTTCTCTGGCTAATAATTGTGACATTGAATGCAGCGTTTTTGCAAATGCGACGATTGCGACAACTCACAAATGTAGAGGGATTTTGGTTAATTGGAGCGATCGCTATTTTGTTGGGTATGCTAGCTCACGGCACCGTAGATACTGTCTGGTATCGTCCTGAAGTCAATAGCCTTTGGTGGCTGATAGTTGCCTTAATTGCTAGCTATTGGACACCTTTGGCTCAGAACCAGACAAATTCATCTAATTCAGAATTCGCTCCAAACTAA
- the murC gene encoding UDP-N-acetylmuramate--L-alanine ligase yields the protein MSNSVDFSGRPFHFIGIGGIGMSALAYVLAKRQFPVSGSDLRPNHITHKLESIGAHIFGKQEASNLEFFDPQESQVVVLNSPEKLATTTNSKLPQVICSTAINTNNLEYKAALELGCPILHRSDVLAALIADYYSIAVAGTHGKTTTSSMIGYMLLQAGLDPTILVGGEVNAWSGNARLGQSQYLVAEADESDGSLVKHAPEIGIITNIELDHPDHYDTLEEVIDIFQTFAKGCKTLIGSIDCATVRDRLQPTITYSLHSDTDADYTVTNIDYRADGTTALVWERGKALGVLNLRLLSRHNLSNALAAVAVGRVLGLEFGEIAKGIATFEGARRRFEFRGEVDGITFIDDYAHHPSEIRATLAAARLQARPGQRVVAIFQPHRYSRTLTFLEEFAQSFSHADLVVLTDIYSAGEPNLGQISGEHLTAEIAKQHSQVVYQPTLSSVGEFLLQTLRPGDLALFLGAGNLNQVIPEIIATLREPAKATS from the coding sequence ATGAGTAATTCTGTAGATTTTAGTGGTAGACCATTTCATTTCATTGGCATCGGCGGTATAGGTATGTCTGCTCTGGCATACGTTCTCGCTAAGCGTCAATTTCCAGTATCAGGTTCGGATTTACGTCCAAACCACATTACGCACAAGTTGGAATCTATCGGCGCTCATATTTTTGGTAAACAAGAGGCAAGTAATCTCGAATTCTTTGACCCCCAGGAATCTCAGGTTGTAGTATTAAATTCACCAGAAAAATTAGCTACTACTACTAACTCAAAACTGCCTCAAGTCATTTGTTCAACAGCAATTAACACGAATAATTTAGAATACAAAGCAGCTCTTGAATTAGGTTGTCCGATTTTACATCGTTCAGATGTACTAGCAGCGCTGATTGCTGATTACTATAGTATTGCAGTCGCAGGAACCCACGGCAAAACCACAACCAGTAGCATGATTGGTTATATGCTACTGCAAGCAGGTCTAGACCCAACGATTTTAGTAGGTGGCGAAGTCAATGCTTGGTCCGGCAATGCTCGATTGGGACAAAGCCAATATTTGGTAGCCGAAGCAGATGAATCAGATGGTTCTCTAGTAAAACACGCTCCAGAAATTGGCATCATTACCAATATTGAACTCGATCATCCTGACCACTACGATACATTAGAAGAAGTAATTGACATCTTCCAGACATTTGCCAAAGGTTGCAAAACTTTGATAGGTAGCATTGACTGTGCTACAGTGCGCGATCGCTTGCAACCAACAATCACCTACAGCTTACACTCAGATACTGACGCTGACTACACTGTCACTAATATTGACTATCGTGCAGATGGCACTACAGCTTTAGTTTGGGAAAGAGGCAAAGCCTTAGGCGTCTTGAACTTGCGCCTGCTAAGTCGGCACAATCTCAGTAATGCCCTAGCAGCAGTAGCTGTTGGTCGTGTCTTGGGCTTAGAATTTGGAGAAATTGCCAAAGGAATCGCCACCTTTGAAGGAGCAAGACGCCGCTTTGAGTTCCGGGGTGAAGTCGATGGTATTACCTTCATTGATGACTATGCTCATCATCCCAGCGAGATTCGCGCTACTCTCGCCGCTGCACGTTTACAGGCAAGACCAGGACAAAGAGTGGTTGCCATCTTCCAACCCCACCGCTATAGCCGTACACTTACTTTTTTAGAAGAATTTGCTCAGTCCTTTAGCCATGCTGATTTGGTTGTGCTGACTGATATTTACAGTGCAGGCGAACCCAATTTAGGGCAAATCAGTGGTGAGCATCTTACAGCGGAAATTGCCAAGCAACATTCCCAGGTAGTTTATCAACCAACTTTATCCTCAGTAGGCGAATTCCTGCTACAAACACTGCGTCCAGGAGACTTGGCGCTGTTTTTGGGCGCTGGGAACTTAAATCAAGTCATTCCTGAAATCATTGCAACACTCCGTGAGCCTGCTAAAGCCACATCCTAA
- a CDS encoding low molecular weight protein-tyrosine-phosphatase, translating into MLYKLLFVCLGNICRSPSAENIMNHLIEQADLSEHILCDSAGTSSYHIGSPPDRRMSAAAATKLGIKLRGHARQFQKSDFQEFDLILAMDRENYDNILTLDLTGQYHDKVRLMCDFCSRHNLKEVPDPYYGGQEGFNQVIDLLIDACEGLLTYVTSQKPII; encoded by the coding sequence ATGCTTTACAAACTTTTGTTTGTCTGCTTAGGTAACATCTGCCGATCGCCATCGGCAGAAAATATCATGAATCATCTCATTGAGCAGGCCGACTTGAGCGAACACATCCTCTGTGACTCTGCTGGTACATCTAGTTATCACATTGGTAGCCCACCTGACAGACGTATGAGTGCTGCGGCTGCTACCAAGCTGGGAATTAAACTGCGTGGTCACGCACGCCAATTTCAAAAATCAGACTTTCAAGAGTTTGATTTAATTTTGGCGATGGATCGAGAGAATTATGACAATATTCTGACTCTTGACCTAACTGGGCAGTATCATGACAAAGTGCGTTTGATGTGCGATTTTTGCTCTCGACACAATCTCAAGGAAGTTCCAGACCCATATTATGGTGGGCAAGAGGGATTTAATCAAGTGATTGATTTACTGATTGATGCTTGTGAAGGTCTGCTTACCTACGTTACCAGCCAAAAACCAATAATCTAA
- a CDS encoding DegT/DnrJ/EryC1/StrS family aminotransferase has product MNKMAIRVPFVDLKLQHEPIQTQLQNAIQSVLERGDFILGQALSDFEAAFAAVSGAEYGVGVASGTDAIALGLQACNIGAGDEVILPANTFIATLIGVLRAGAKPILVDCDRQTALIDLEAAAKAITPQTKAIIPVHLYGQMVSPQDLLDFADTYKVLIFEDAAQAHLAQRDGYHAGSVGIAAAFSFYPSKNLGAFGDGGMLLTRNSDVAQKMVRLRNYGASQKYFHTEPGTNSRLDTLQAAILHEKLPYLPQWNRDRLTIAQEYDVELAPLATAGIIPIENQSGAGHVYHLYVIKIDDSCPIERQELQEQLTAAGIQTGIHYPIPCHLQPAFTHLGYQPGDFPQAENLSKQILSLPMYPGLSSSQIKEVVAAIANAVSTNSQQSLVISH; this is encoded by the coding sequence ATGAATAAAATGGCTATTAGAGTTCCTTTTGTAGACCTGAAGTTACAACACGAGCCAATTCAAACGCAACTGCAAAATGCAATTCAATCTGTATTGGAACGAGGGGATTTTATTTTAGGGCAAGCACTCTCAGATTTTGAAGCGGCATTTGCAGCTGTGTCTGGGGCAGAATATGGAGTTGGTGTGGCATCTGGAACAGATGCGATCGCCTTGGGATTGCAAGCGTGTAATATTGGTGCTGGCGATGAAGTGATTTTACCTGCAAACACTTTTATTGCAACCTTGATTGGAGTCTTACGCGCTGGTGCCAAGCCAATTTTAGTAGATTGCGATCGCCAAACAGCTTTAATTGATTTAGAAGCAGCAGCAAAAGCAATTACGCCTCAGACTAAAGCAATTATTCCTGTGCATCTTTATGGTCAAATGGTATCACCACAGGATCTATTGGACTTTGCTGATACCTACAAAGTGCTAATTTTTGAAGACGCAGCACAAGCGCATCTCGCCCAAAGAGATGGATATCACGCTGGTTCAGTAGGAATAGCAGCAGCTTTCAGTTTCTATCCCAGCAAAAATTTGGGAGCATTTGGGGATGGAGGAATGCTACTAACACGAAATTCCGATGTTGCCCAGAAGATGGTACGCTTGCGAAATTATGGCGCATCGCAAAAATATTTTCACACTGAACCAGGCACAAATAGCCGCTTAGATACATTGCAAGCAGCTATCTTGCATGAGAAACTACCATATTTGCCACAGTGGAATCGCGATCGCTTGACTATTGCCCAAGAATATGATGTAGAATTAGCACCTTTAGCAACTGCTGGCATTATCCCCATCGAAAACCAAAGTGGCGCAGGACATGTTTATCATCTTTATGTGATTAAAATTGATGATTCTTGCCCCATAGAACGCCAGGAACTCCAAGAACAACTAACAGCAGCGGGAATTCAGACTGGTATTCATTACCCAATTCCTTGTCATCTCCAGCCAGCGTTTACCCACTTAGGGTATCAGCCTGGAGATTTTCCCCAAGCAGAAAATTTATCAAAGCAAATATTATCATTACCTATGTATCCTGGTTTGAGCAGTAGCCAAATCAAAGAAGTTGTAGCAGCGATCGCCAATGCAGTCTCAACAAATTCTCAGCAGTCATTAGTCATTAGTCATTAG
- the nadD gene encoding nicotinate (nicotinamide) nucleotide adenylyltransferase yields MQQLAIFGGTFDPIHWGHLLVAETALHQVSLEKVIWVPSLNPPHKEAALFEHRVEMLQLATKDNPAFTVSLVEGKRSGTSYAINTLMDLSACYPNTRWYWIVGLDTFQTLPHWYRGRELAQMCNWLIAPRLLGGETITQSELICKQVEKQLSKHSNTIDWQFLDIPLVGVSSSLIRKFCRERKSIRYLVPESVRSYIANNNLYSK; encoded by the coding sequence ATGCAGCAACTAGCAATTTTTGGTGGCACATTCGATCCAATTCATTGGGGACACCTGCTCGTAGCCGAGACAGCTTTGCATCAAGTATCCCTTGAAAAGGTAATTTGGGTGCCATCTTTAAATCCTCCTCATAAAGAAGCAGCTTTGTTTGAGCATCGTGTAGAAATGCTGCAATTAGCTACAAAAGATAACCCAGCGTTTACTGTCTCACTAGTGGAGGGAAAACGCTCTGGGACTTCCTATGCCATTAACACCCTGATGGACTTATCTGCTTGTTACCCAAATACTCGCTGGTACTGGATTGTGGGCTTGGATACTTTCCAAACCTTACCTCATTGGTATCGTGGACGCGAACTAGCACAAATGTGTAATTGGTTAATCGCACCCCGACTGCTAGGTGGTGAGACTATAACTCAAAGCGAGTTAATCTGCAAGCAAGTCGAGAAACAACTAAGCAAACACTCAAATACCATTGATTGGCAATTCCTGGATATACCTTTAGTAGGAGTTTCGTCAAGTCTAATTCGGAAATTTTGCCGCGAACGCAAGTCAATTCGTTATCTAGTCCCAGAATCCGTAAGATCGTATATTGCCAACAATAATCTTTACTCCAAATAA
- a CDS encoding YbaB/EbfC family nucleoid-associated protein: protein MTGKGQGFGFGLGKMKELAEAFKKAQQVQEGAKRLQEELEQMEIQGESGGGLVKVIVSGNQEPKRVEISPDALGEGAEVLSDLVTAAMKEAYNKSTTTMRERMEDLTSGLELPGFQ, encoded by the coding sequence ATGACAGGTAAAGGACAAGGATTTGGCTTTGGCTTGGGAAAAATGAAAGAATTAGCTGAAGCTTTTAAGAAAGCACAGCAAGTTCAAGAAGGCGCAAAGCGACTCCAAGAAGAGTTGGAGCAAATGGAAATTCAAGGAGAGTCTGGCGGTGGTCTGGTCAAGGTAATTGTCAGTGGTAACCAAGAACCTAAGCGGGTGGAAATTTCTCCAGATGCTTTAGGGGAAGGTGCAGAAGTACTTTCTGATCTTGTAACAGCAGCAATGAAAGAAGCTTACAACAAATCCACAACAACAATGCGGGAACGCATGGAAGACTTGACCAGTGGACTTGAGCTTCCTGGATTTCAATAG
- a CDS encoding GAF domain-containing sensor histidine kinase, translating into MVEPENKLFALKDGWTSQETREQQRLKALSELGLRQPETIPVFEEATQTAAHFLEAPISILGFVDQERHWFKSAVGLSRLGLMNHLAQSRQLSRRESFCTQVVESFQVFVINDTHKLTDAVLASSKLVQDYGIRAYLGAPLIDASGHCLGALAVMDLVPRNFTNRDIEFLQIIARWSMSEFERNRLLQGKLESSTPVAPIFSLNDERNTEIKIAASSLESDSVSTKQLKLQLLEQLTQELRTPLTSVLGMASVLGREIYGPLTGKQREYLEIIQHSGRYLLSLVNEITELGTVDDNSTVLNLAPVDIEMLCQQAINTLEEAANRRDQDIRLSIEPGRNRIWPLDKDKVRQILYHLMFSVIQLSATGSVVRIHVSYKEDTLNVTIWVSHPWLGDGITEVDPYFRLNSLSLLELTGEVANYNTRKTSQEQADISPVAVDKLQNLSDSHLNFFASNSDINLAKGNGSLSRESLGLLLSCQLAELHGGQILIQGSPESGYRYVLSLPLQLVTSSQAISDV; encoded by the coding sequence ATGGTAGAGCCTGAAAACAAATTATTTGCCCTAAAGGATGGTTGGACTTCTCAGGAAACAAGAGAACAACAACGTCTTAAAGCTTTGTCAGAACTAGGTTTACGGCAACCAGAAACAATTCCGGTTTTTGAAGAAGCCACTCAAACTGCTGCCCACTTTTTGGAAGCACCAATTTCCATTTTGGGATTTGTGGATCAAGAACGCCACTGGTTTAAGTCCGCAGTGGGCTTATCTAGACTGGGACTGATGAATCATTTGGCACAAAGCCGCCAACTCTCACGCAGAGAATCTTTTTGCACCCAGGTAGTAGAAAGTTTTCAAGTATTTGTAATTAATGATACGCATAAACTTACAGATGCAGTATTGGCTAGCAGCAAATTAGTGCAAGATTATGGCATTCGTGCTTACTTGGGAGCGCCACTGATTGATGCTTCAGGACATTGTTTAGGTGCATTAGCGGTGATGGATTTAGTACCGCGCAATTTTACAAACCGAGACATTGAGTTTTTACAAATCATCGCTCGTTGGAGCATGAGTGAATTTGAGCGTAACCGACTCCTGCAAGGGAAACTCGAATCAAGCACTCCCGTAGCTCCTATATTTTCACTCAACGACGAACGTAACACCGAGATTAAAATCGCGGCATCAAGTTTAGAAAGTGACTCTGTTTCTACCAAGCAACTGAAACTGCAACTTTTGGAACAGCTAACTCAGGAGTTACGCACACCCCTAACATCCGTACTTGGTATGGCTAGTGTTCTAGGACGTGAAATTTATGGGCCTTTGACAGGTAAACAGAGAGAATATTTGGAAATTATCCAACACAGTGGTCGGTACTTACTTTCCCTAGTAAACGAAATTACCGAACTAGGAACTGTAGATGACAACTCAACTGTGCTAAATCTAGCTCCTGTGGATATTGAAATGCTCTGTCAACAAGCTATCAATACTTTAGAAGAAGCGGCTAATCGCCGAGACCAAGATATTCGCCTGTCTATCGAACCGGGACGCAATCGTATTTGGCCTTTAGATAAAGACAAGGTGCGGCAAATCCTGTATCACCTGATGTTTAGTGTAATTCAACTTTCAGCTACAGGTAGTGTTGTTCGCATTCATGTCTCTTATAAGGAAGATACCCTCAATGTTACTATTTGGGTTTCCCATCCTTGGCTGGGAGACGGAATCACTGAGGTTGATCCCTACTTCCGCCTCAATTCTTTATCATTACTAGAACTAACAGGTGAAGTAGCAAATTACAATACTCGCAAAACAAGCCAGGAGCAAGCAGATATTTCACCAGTAGCTGTGGACAAGTTACAAAACTTGAGTGATTCCCACTTAAATTTCTTCGCTTCTAATTCAGATATAAATTTAGCTAAAGGAAATGGAAGTCTTTCTCGTGAAAGCTTGGGTCTGTTGTTAAGCTGTCAGTTGGCAGAGTTGCATGGTGGACAAATTTTGATTCAAGGTTCGCCAGAATCAGGATATCGTTATGTACTTTCTTTGCCATTACAACTGGTGACTTCCTCACAAGCAATTAGTGATGTTTGA
- a CDS encoding WGxxGxxG family protein — protein sequence MKSNFITAVGAGVLTLSMGVLPLTLSAQAQTTTDPGVNTAPRTTTYERNDFDWGWLGLIGLFGLAGLAGRKRDDEPARYRDPNAPGATSYRD from the coding sequence ATGAAAAGTAATTTCATTACAGCTGTTGGCGCTGGCGTTCTCACCTTGAGTATGGGAGTTTTGCCTTTAACTCTATCTGCACAAGCTCAAACAACTACCGATCCTGGAGTTAATACTGCTCCCAGGACGACTACTTACGAGCGCAACGATTTTGATTGGGGTTGGTTGGGATTAATTGGTCTATTCGGTCTAGCTGGTTTGGCTGGGAGAAAGCGTGACGACGAACCAGCCCGTTACCGCGACCCTAATGCTCCTGGGGCTACTAGCTACAGGGACTAA